In the Psychromicrobium lacuslunae genome, CAAGTACCGAGGTGGCACCGTCAATCATCCAGGCCAGGCCACCGGCAAAGCCGCAAGCGTCCTCCATTGGATGATTATCACCCTCGGTCTGCACCCGAACGAGATGCCGCCAGCGCATGGGCACCGCCTCTCCTGGAACCCTCAAAGATAACCATCGAGTGTGCAGTTCTACATCTTAAAACCACTCACAAAGATGTAGAGCTGCACACTCGCGGAACGCGAAAGGTGCTGTTTCTGCTCAACTACCCCTCGACGCCGAGCGTCTTGAGGATCAGTTCTCGCACCCGAGCGGCATCGGCCTGGCCGCGGGTCACCTTCATCACGCCGCCGACAATCGCACCAACGGCCTGCACCTTGCCGCCACGGATCTTCTCGGCAACGTCCGGCTGAGCAGCCAGCGCCTCGTCAATAGCGGCTTGCAGTGCGCCATCGTCGGAGACAACCTCCAGGCCACGTGCGGCGACCACTTCGGTGGCGCTGCCTTCACCAGCCAGCACACCATCGAGTACATCGCGCGCCAGCTTGTCATTGATCTTGCCCGAGTCGATCAAGCCCTGCAGTTCGACCACCACAGCGGGACTGATGCCCAGCTCAGCGGGCTCGACCTCGGCCAGTTTGGCGCGGCGGGCAATCTCGCCCATCCACCACTTACGAGCCACCGCAGCAGAGGCCCCGGCGGTGATGGTCGCCTCAATTTCGTCAAGGATTCCGGCGTTCACCACATCACGGAACTCCAGATCGCTATAACCCCATTCAGCCTTCAGTCTCTTGCGACGTTCGGCCGGCGGTTCGGGCAATTGAGCGCGCAATTCCTCGACCCACTCCGGGGACGCCACCACCGGGACCAGATCTGGTTCCGGGAAGTAACGGTAATCATCGGCATCGGACTTAGGCCGACCGGAGGTGGTGGAACGAGTGTCCTCGTGCCAGTGCCGGGTCTCCTGCACAATCTTCTGGCCGGCATCAAGCACCCCGGCATGGCGTTCCATTTCAAAGCGCACAGCATGCTCAACGGCACGCAGCGAGTTCACATTCTTAGTCTCGGTCCGGGTGCCTAGCGTCGAGCTGCCCTTCGGCATCAGCGAAACGTTAGCGTCACAACGCACGTTTCCGCGTTCCATTCGAGCATCCGAAACACCCAGGTTCTTCACGATCTCGCGAATTGCCGCAACATATGCCTTGGCCAGTTCCGGAGCCCGCTCCCCCGCACCGAGAATCGGCTTGGTAACGATCTCCACCAGCGGCACACCAGCCCGGTTGTAATCCACCAGCGAGTAGTCAGCACCCTGAATTCGGCCAGTCGCGCCGCCCAGGTGAGTCAGCTTGCCGGCGTCCTCTTCCATGTGCGCACGCTCAATTTCGACCCGGAAAACGGTGCCATCGGAGAGCTCAATATCGAGGTACCCGTCGTAAGCGATTGGCTCATCAAACTGTGAGGTCTGAAAGTTCTTTGGGGTGTCCGGGTAGAAGTAATTCTTCCGGGCGAAACGGCAGAACTCGGCAATCTTGCAGTTCAGCGCCAGCCCGATTTTGATCGAGCTTTCGACAGCGGCCTTGTTCACCACCGGCAGCACGCCAGGCAAGCCCAGATCGACCTCGTTGACATTCGTGTTCGGCACATCACCGAAGGCATTCGGTGCCGAGGAGAACATCTTGGTCACGGTGTTCAGTTCAACGTGAACTTCAAAACCGAGTGCCGGATCGTAACGTTCCAGCACCTCGTCGAAGGGAACCAAAGTCTCTGTCATTATTTGCCTCCCAAATCAGGGGTGTGCAGCTGAGGAGTGTTTCCGGCGGATGCGCCGTTCAAAAGCGGTGCCTTATCAAGGATCGAGCCGCCCCAGGCTGCTTCATGCATGGCTTCCAAAGCAGCACCGACCCGGTAAAGCCGGGCATCTTCGCGGGCCGGAGCCAGCAGCTGAATACCGGAGGGCAGTCCATCTTCCTCGGCCAAGCCATTGGGCAGCGACATGCCGGGCACACCAGCCAGGTTCGCAGGGATAGTGGCAACGTCATTGAGGTACATCGCCAGCGGATCGGCCATCTTCTCACCGAACTTGAAGGCGGTGGTCGGGGCGGTCGGCGAAACCAGTACATCGGCTTGGCTGAAGGCGGCGTCGAAGTCGCGCTGGATCAGCGTCCGAACCTTCTGCGCCGAACCGTAGTAAGCGTCGTAGTAACCGGCCGAAAGTGCATAAACACCTAAGATGATGCGGCGCTTCACTTCCTCGCCGAAGCCGGCAGCGCGGGTCGCTCCCATCACTCGCTCAATGGTCAGCGGGCCATCCTTGGGCAGCTCGCGCAGGCCGAACCGGACGCCGTCGAACTTTGCCAGGTTACTGGAAGCCTCGGAGGGCAGAATCAGGTAGTAAGCGGCCAGCGCGTAGCTGAAACTGGGGCAGGAGACCTCCACGATCTCGGCACCAGCGCTGCGGAATAACTCCAGAGATTCCTGGAAACGAGCCTCAACGCCGGCCTGGTAGCCTTCGCCGCCGAGTTCCTTGATGACACCGAGTCGGACGCCGGAGAGATCGCCCAAAGCACCCTGCCGAGCGGCATCGACCAGCCCGGTACACGGGTCAGTCAACGAGGTGGAATCCTGCGGGTCGTGCCCGCCAATCACTTCGTGCAGCAGCGCCGCGTCCAGCACGGTCCGCGAGACCGGGCCGATCTGATCCAGCGAAGACGCCAGCGCGATCGCACCGTAACGGGAAACCCCGCCATAGGTCGGCTTCACCCCGACCGTGCCGGTCACCGCACCAGGTTGCCGAATCGAGCCACCGGTATCGGTGCCG is a window encoding:
- the gatB gene encoding Asp-tRNA(Asn)/Glu-tRNA(Gln) amidotransferase subunit GatB, with the protein product MTETLVPFDEVLERYDPALGFEVHVELNTVTKMFSSAPNAFGDVPNTNVNEVDLGLPGVLPVVNKAAVESSIKIGLALNCKIAEFCRFARKNYFYPDTPKNFQTSQFDEPIAYDGYLDIELSDGTVFRVEIERAHMEEDAGKLTHLGGATGRIQGADYSLVDYNRAGVPLVEIVTKPILGAGERAPELAKAYVAAIREIVKNLGVSDARMERGNVRCDANVSLMPKGSSTLGTRTETKNVNSLRAVEHAVRFEMERHAGVLDAGQKIVQETRHWHEDTRSTTSGRPKSDADDYRYFPEPDLVPVVASPEWVEELRAQLPEPPAERRKRLKAEWGYSDLEFRDVVNAGILDEIEATITAGASAAVARKWWMGEIARRAKLAEVEPAELGISPAVVVELQGLIDSGKINDKLARDVLDGVLAGEGSATEVVAARGLEVVSDDGALQAAIDEALAAQPDVAEKIRGGKVQAVGAIVGGVMKVTRGQADAARVRELILKTLGVEG
- the gatA gene encoding Asp-tRNA(Asn)/Glu-tRNA(Gln) amidotransferase subunit GatA, with amino-acid sequence MNELTKLSADALASKLAAGEVSSVEATQAQLDRIAEVDGDIHAFLHVNTEEALAVARGIDEKRAAGEELHHLAGVPIAVKDMIVTVGQPTTAGSKILEGWHSPYDATVVKKLRAAGMPILGKTNLDEFAMGSSTEHSAYGPTRNPWDLERIPGGSGGGSAAAVAAFEAPLALGTDTGGSIRQPGAVTGTVGVKPTYGGVSRYGAIALASSLDQIGPVSRTVLDAALLHEVIGGHDPQDSTSLTDPCTGLVDAARQGALGDLSGVRLGVIKELGGEGYQAGVEARFQESLELFRSAGAEIVEVSCPSFSYALAAYYLILPSEASSNLAKFDGVRFGLRELPKDGPLTIERVMGATRAAGFGEEVKRRIILGVYALSAGYYDAYYGSAQKVRTLIQRDFDAAFSQADVLVSPTAPTTAFKFGEKMADPLAMYLNDVATIPANLAGVPGMSLPNGLAEEDGLPSGIQLLAPAREDARLYRVGAALEAMHEAAWGGSILDKAPLLNGASAGNTPQLHTPDLGGK